One stretch of Oceanimonas pelagia DNA includes these proteins:
- a CDS encoding plasmid replication protein, CyRepA1 family, whose amino-acid sequence MKLSLSVITKNGTDPLLTKRITLQDGRAVSDATECKMTNGVANRVDIALEALPYLLQQLGHHQAITSGWVNDDHTDEHQIIARAKFQDRSWQLPVHRQGDISYATRTLDSMHQKGLSLLPIDYDYNDEAPINSPEELVQKLEAVIPGLSQYAHVVSYSSSSGIYHAETGECLKPAKSFHLFFAMVDGDDLTRIRDVLNKRLSLAGLGRITLSRSGAKLERHLIDCAVFSPERLLFEADPVLGEGLVQRRPVPSYHAGLPALDTKTLIPDLSDDEIKAYDKWKKTQENSPELQARIQAIRESRIEKLMTEGHSRQEAQVMVEHRMAGKLMLTDELLFDGLDEPVTVFEAMMNPMKYDRLSLADPLEPEKGPSKAMFYSNDDTNQPMIHTFVRGGGIYNLMEAHLLQVQLTASNAEASAAIVQEMHGDDSVTMVEQQYLGNAPEIQGCTRTGTVTVRSPKGTGKTEWLKDQIGLWGRTIIVVHRTTLAEQMATRLGVACYNEKRPATDFHNAPALVTTYDSLHKFMLEGLPHTTVVIDEFEQVVEHIKAGTVKRKSTALNFFIGALNQAERRVFLDADLDPATVDFLCKIGLKAGEVHHYINRWKRVAPATITELEGKGVAEAKLVELLQDPTRGMYLACQAREKSRTLAWLVLQTLGVVSEPKEKGYKLQFETPLPDGRRMILVNQDTVSEDAAKPFLTDANRFLKPTDILIGSPSMGTGFSIDAVEGKPLFPVRFLFASASAGPTSADAMQHLERVREGHLCENYLTVTESNKVLPTDPNKLIISELLAAALLGEKKFHEISKYQDLSLTYNPTTGRTEIMHQAYELAYGYLTGRNHTDRNNFSDNLRNRLKLEGYELLSGEGSSELESCLEQVKEAKETYKENEEQLKAAYPLIDDDTMAKLQEQEQLTGEEKEMVAKKRIADLFGFETVEEANEVYLLSDAKRRYRQNGLKFGLTLNRALLLDMERLTRPGRERWEGAIQTEVVDFLEDFMGKLGLSWEGDRIVSNGRTWDPDQMASLYNWLYKVDNGLSPEGHRFSIIKTVLGFSMPAIEDTKKIAQSVATVLKAAGLGTFRVSRVRTDDGFIRVRSIDPECLDALNEDLARARAHSKSPYYRQDYTLAPDCPLMTYSLAKLQGQDVTGSPVHKMVGRLQEYLHPILNKELNRQLDMVYPGIRNAHLPVTG is encoded by the coding sequence ATGAAACTGTCACTTTCTGTTATCACCAAAAATGGTACCGATCCCCTGCTGACCAAGCGGATTACCCTCCAGGATGGTCGAGCAGTCTCTGATGCTACTGAATGTAAAATGACCAATGGTGTGGCCAACCGTGTAGATATTGCACTGGAAGCCCTGCCCTATCTGCTTCAACAACTGGGCCACCATCAGGCCATTACCTCCGGCTGGGTTAACGACGACCACACCGACGAACACCAAATCATTGCCCGGGCCAAGTTTCAGGACCGTAGCTGGCAACTGCCCGTACATCGACAGGGTGACATTTCTTATGCAACCCGAACACTGGATTCGATGCACCAGAAAGGGCTGAGCCTGCTTCCCATCGACTACGACTACAACGACGAAGCACCCATCAACTCTCCAGAGGAGCTGGTACAGAAGCTGGAAGCCGTGATCCCGGGACTGTCCCAGTATGCCCATGTAGTGTCCTACTCGTCTTCTTCGGGCATCTATCATGCCGAGACCGGTGAATGCCTGAAGCCGGCAAAATCCTTCCACCTGTTTTTTGCGATGGTGGATGGGGATGACCTGACCCGGATCCGGGACGTACTGAACAAACGCCTGAGCCTCGCCGGTCTGGGCCGTATTACCCTGTCCCGATCTGGTGCCAAGCTGGAACGTCACCTGATCGACTGCGCGGTATTCAGCCCCGAGCGGTTGTTATTTGAGGCAGATCCTGTTCTGGGAGAGGGATTGGTGCAACGCCGGCCGGTCCCCTCCTATCACGCGGGTCTGCCGGCCCTTGATACGAAAACCCTGATCCCGGACCTGTCAGACGACGAGATCAAGGCCTACGACAAATGGAAGAAAACGCAGGAGAACAGCCCTGAGCTGCAGGCCCGAATCCAAGCGATACGGGAATCCCGTATCGAAAAGCTGATGACGGAAGGCCATAGCCGGCAGGAAGCCCAGGTGATGGTGGAACATCGCATGGCGGGCAAGCTCATGCTGACTGACGAGCTGCTGTTTGATGGTCTTGATGAACCCGTGACCGTCTTCGAAGCCATGATGAACCCGATGAAATATGATCGGCTGAGTCTGGCGGATCCGCTGGAGCCCGAGAAAGGCCCCTCCAAAGCCATGTTCTACTCGAACGATGACACCAACCAGCCGATGATCCACACCTTTGTGCGCGGCGGGGGTATCTACAATCTGATGGAAGCGCACCTGTTGCAGGTTCAGTTGACGGCCAGTAACGCCGAAGCCAGCGCCGCCATCGTTCAAGAGATGCACGGTGATGATTCGGTTACCATGGTGGAGCAACAGTATCTGGGTAATGCCCCGGAGATCCAGGGCTGCACCCGTACTGGGACCGTGACCGTGCGCAGCCCCAAAGGGACAGGTAAAACAGAATGGCTCAAGGACCAGATTGGTTTGTGGGGGCGTACCATTATCGTGGTTCACCGGACAACCCTGGCCGAGCAGATGGCTACCCGTCTGGGAGTGGCTTGCTACAACGAGAAGCGCCCGGCTACCGACTTCCACAATGCCCCGGCACTGGTGACCACTTACGACTCCCTGCATAAGTTCATGCTGGAGGGTCTGCCCCACACCACCGTGGTCATTGATGAGTTTGAACAGGTTGTGGAGCACATCAAGGCCGGTACCGTGAAGCGTAAATCCACGGCGCTGAACTTCTTCATCGGTGCGCTGAATCAGGCGGAGCGTCGGGTGTTTCTGGACGCTGACCTCGACCCTGCCACGGTCGATTTCCTGTGCAAGATCGGTCTGAAGGCCGGCGAAGTCCATCATTACATCAACCGCTGGAAGCGGGTAGCCCCGGCCACCATCACCGAGTTGGAAGGTAAAGGAGTAGCAGAGGCCAAGCTGGTGGAGCTGCTGCAAGACCCGACTCGGGGCATGTACCTGGCCTGTCAGGCTCGGGAAAAATCCCGGACCCTGGCCTGGCTGGTGCTGCAGACCTTGGGGGTTGTCAGCGAACCCAAGGAGAAGGGTTACAAGCTGCAGTTTGAAACCCCTCTCCCTGATGGCCGGCGGATGATCCTGGTCAACCAGGATACGGTCAGCGAGGATGCGGCCAAACCGTTCCTGACCGATGCCAACCGCTTCCTGAAGCCCACCGATATTCTGATCGGGTCTCCGTCCATGGGTACCGGTTTCAGTATCGACGCCGTAGAGGGCAAGCCGCTGTTTCCTGTCCGGTTCCTGTTTGCCTCAGCTTCTGCCGGCCCCACCTCTGCCGACGCCATGCAGCACCTGGAGCGGGTTCGTGAAGGGCATCTGTGCGAGAATTACCTGACGGTGACCGAGAGCAACAAGGTACTGCCCACTGACCCCAACAAGCTGATCATCAGTGAGCTGCTGGCCGCCGCCCTGCTGGGAGAGAAGAAGTTTCACGAAATCTCCAAATACCAGGACCTGAGCCTGACCTATAATCCCACCACCGGCCGCACCGAGATAATGCACCAGGCCTACGAACTGGCCTATGGATACCTGACCGGTCGAAACCATACCGACCGAAACAACTTCTCGGACAACCTGCGTAACCGGCTGAAACTGGAGGGTTACGAGCTGCTTAGTGGGGAAGGGTCTTCCGAACTTGAATCCTGCCTGGAGCAGGTCAAGGAAGCGAAGGAGACCTACAAGGAGAATGAGGAGCAGCTGAAAGCCGCCTATCCCCTGATCGATGACGACACCATGGCCAAGCTGCAGGAGCAGGAGCAGTTAACCGGTGAAGAAAAGGAGATGGTAGCCAAGAAGCGGATTGCGGATCTGTTCGGCTTTGAAACGGTGGAAGAAGCCAATGAGGTGTACCTGCTCAGCGACGCAAAACGCCGCTACCGGCAGAACGGCCTCAAGTTTGGTCTGACGCTGAACCGGGCTCTGCTGCTGGATATGGAACGACTGACCCGCCCGGGCCGGGAACGCTGGGAAGGAGCCATTCAGACCGAGGTCGTGGACTTTTTGGAAGACTTTATGGGTAAGCTGGGTCTTTCTTGGGAAGGCGACCGCATCGTTTCCAATGGCCGTACCTGGGACCCTGATCAGATGGCGTCGCTGTATAACTGGTTGTATAAGGTGGATAACGGCTTGAGCCCTGAAGGGCATCGTTTTTCCATCATCAAGACGGTGCTGGGCTTCTCGATGCCTGCCATTGAGGACACCAAGAAAATCGCCCAGAGCGTAGCCACCGTGCTGAAGGCCGCAGGGCTGGGAACCTTTAGAGTTTCCCGGGTTCGTACTGATGATGGATTCATTCGGGTTCGCAGCATTGACCCTGAGTGTTTGGACGCCTTGAATGAGGATCTGGCCCGGGCCAGAGCGCACAGCAAGAGCCCGTACTATCGTCAGGATTACACGCTGGCACCGGATTGTCCGTTGATGACCTATTCGTTGGCAAAATTGCAGGGACAGGATGTTACCGGATCTCCGGTTCACAAGATGGTGGGCAGACTACAGGAGTATCTGCACCCTATACTCAACAAAGAGTTGAACCGGCAATTGGATATGGTCTATCCCGGTATTAGGAATGCTCATCTTCCGGTAACTGGGTGA
- a CDS encoding ProQ/FINO family protein gives MTIKYHPKNSKEALYLLRRLCKEQGIRIFWNRPLAKGMYHQLKERVGHLMLSGDIYKAIGHHVNSHSYLISMKEGAQRFDINGKVSGVVTAEEAQLAHKQRGKKHRKLLNRGKKKGPGRRSTPQSLSSTPRRNSPAPTVVIRKKRKLSYDNQ, from the coding sequence ATGACCATTAAGTATCATCCGAAAAACAGCAAGGAGGCACTGTACCTGCTCCGTCGCCTGTGTAAGGAGCAAGGAATCCGTATATTCTGGAACCGTCCACTGGCGAAAGGTATGTACCATCAGCTCAAGGAACGTGTAGGACATCTGATGTTGTCCGGGGATATCTACAAAGCCATCGGACATCACGTTAACAGTCACTCTTATCTGATCAGTATGAAAGAAGGGGCTCAGAGGTTTGACATTAACGGCAAGGTAAGCGGTGTCGTTACCGCCGAAGAAGCTCAGCTGGCTCACAAACAACGAGGAAAAAAACATCGGAAGTTGCTTAACCGGGGCAAAAAGAAAGGACCAGGACGTAGATCTACCCCCCAATCCCTATCATCCACTCCCCGTAGAAACTCTCCGGCCCCCACGGTAGTGATCAGGAAAAAACGAAAGCTCTCATACGATAATCAGTAA
- a CDS encoding Holliday junction resolvase RecU, whose amino-acid sequence MTTANRGKPEEQEIEAFFDLMGKDADLYRFEDYAEANFKGPTKTRKIVSAKPSDYLLTWKGQMCYLEVKASADPKRFSLKNIRTHQWLRAKRCTMAGGLYVFWVKSTAHGRWFEIPAEELLKAREEGKASVTWDELKEHDSTEYMEELRQYALADKAK is encoded by the coding sequence ATGACCACCGCCAATCGTGGCAAGCCTGAAGAACAGGAGATTGAGGCCTTTTTTGACCTCATGGGTAAGGACGCCGACCTGTACCGCTTCGAGGACTATGCCGAAGCCAATTTCAAAGGCCCAACCAAAACCCGCAAGATCGTTTCAGCCAAACCTTCCGACTACCTGCTGACCTGGAAGGGTCAGATGTGCTATCTGGAAGTGAAGGCCAGTGCCGACCCCAAGCGGTTCTCACTGAAGAACATACGCACCCACCAATGGCTTCGCGCCAAGCGTTGTACAATGGCGGGAGGGCTTTATGTCTTTTGGGTGAAATCCACCGCTCATGGTCGCTGGTTCGAGATCCCTGCCGAGGAGCTGTTAAAAGCTCGGGAGGAGGGTAAAGCCTCGGTCACTTGGGACGAACTGAAAGAGCATGACAGCACCGAATACATGGAAGAACTGAGACAATACGCCCTGGCTGACAAAGCCAAATAA
- a CDS encoding FAD-dependent thymidylate synthase, whose amino-acid sequence MITADLITHSICSQTGTQLRSFLLEYPRFIHAELMTHRVFSRNSASSRAIPITTVMQLVEADPAMPIHWGADQPGMQARQEVEDVEGAREEWLAAMRSALFHAERMRKKGLHKQIVNRLLEPFQRIKVLVSSTDMANWYALRHHPDAQPEIECLAALMFEAEQSSTPFELHQGEWHLPFIDRKRNDKGELLYYSEGELVSLDSAKRISASCAAQTSYRKNDTSEEKAGLIFQKLVESLPVHASPFEHQAQAFPGRSSNFRNFRQFRKEIANETVKDAA is encoded by the coding sequence ATGATCACGGCCGACTTAATCACTCATTCCATTTGTTCTCAGACTGGCACTCAGCTTCGATCTTTCCTACTTGAATATCCTCGGTTCATTCACGCCGAACTGATGACCCATCGGGTATTCTCCCGGAACTCAGCCAGCAGTCGTGCTATTCCAATCACTACCGTTATGCAGTTGGTGGAAGCCGACCCTGCCATGCCCATCCACTGGGGGGCGGATCAGCCCGGAATGCAGGCACGGCAAGAGGTTGAAGACGTTGAGGGCGCCCGGGAGGAGTGGCTGGCGGCCATGCGTAGTGCCCTTTTCCATGCCGAGCGTATGCGTAAAAAAGGCCTTCACAAACAGATTGTCAACCGCCTTCTGGAGCCTTTTCAACGCATTAAAGTTCTGGTCAGCAGCACGGATATGGCGAATTGGTATGCCCTTCGTCACCACCCTGATGCGCAACCAGAAATTGAATGTCTGGCCGCTCTGATGTTTGAAGCGGAACAGAGCAGCACCCCCTTTGAATTACACCAGGGTGAATGGCATCTGCCTTTTATTGATCGAAAAAGGAATGACAAAGGTGAATTGCTTTATTATTCCGAGGGGGAATTGGTTTCGTTAGATTCTGCGAAACGAATATCCGCCAGTTGCGCCGCCCAAACCAGTTATAGAAAAAATGACACCAGTGAAGAAAAGGCCGGGTTGATTTTTCAAAAGTTGGTTGAAAGTCTTCCCGTTCACGCTTCACCTTTTGAACATCAAGCCCAGGCGTTTCCTGGTCGCAGCAGTAACTTCCGAAACTTCAGGCAGTTCCGTAAAGAGATTGCTAATGAAACGGTAAAGGATGCAGCATGA
- a CDS encoding metallophosphoesterase: MQHPQLPGVVLLGDPHLGKAFKTGTPPHRMGDRDKIQFDTFKQSLLTIPDNTHLHVCMGDLFDRPHVPESLVLRVYRTYKQACAGHPDTTFVLIEGNHDASRDASKASSFDVLAHLLDGIPNMVVVQTDPQIVASAGQEYLFVPWVLGKDAEEVVAHLPSGCPFAAVFGHWDLDNFKGAEDLNVLPYETLSKVTDVVVTGHIHIAENRTYGDMLVIGTGSMLPCSHAEDPLEELYVTRSRKTVLAALEEKPDVYFNHHLRVELEPHEDPLAGIDCLSLTHKRVAAEGLEDVTTQVDDFDLKTIFFDVMAEEGVTPDLTDELWKQL, encoded by the coding sequence ATGCAACATCCCCAACTTCCCGGGGTTGTCCTGCTGGGCGACCCGCACCTTGGCAAGGCCTTCAAGACCGGCACCCCGCCTCACCGGATGGGTGACCGGGACAAAATTCAGTTCGATACCTTCAAGCAATCCTTGCTCACGATCCCCGACAATACTCACCTGCACGTCTGCATGGGTGACTTGTTCGACCGCCCCCATGTACCGGAGTCCCTGGTACTGCGCGTGTACCGGACCTACAAGCAGGCCTGCGCCGGCCACCCCGACACTACTTTTGTGCTGATCGAGGGCAACCACGACGCCAGCCGGGACGCCAGCAAGGCCAGTTCCTTTGATGTGCTGGCCCACCTGCTCGACGGTATCCCCAACATGGTGGTGGTGCAGACAGACCCTCAAATCGTGGCCAGTGCCGGCCAGGAATACCTGTTCGTGCCCTGGGTGTTGGGGAAGGACGCCGAGGAGGTGGTGGCCCACCTGCCGTCCGGTTGCCCCTTTGCCGCCGTATTCGGCCACTGGGACCTGGACAACTTCAAGGGCGCCGAAGACCTCAATGTGCTTCCCTACGAGACCCTGAGCAAGGTCACCGACGTGGTGGTGACGGGTCACATTCATATTGCCGAGAACCGAACCTATGGTGACATGCTGGTGATCGGCACCGGCTCCATGCTGCCCTGCAGCCATGCTGAAGACCCGCTGGAAGAACTCTATGTGACCCGTAGCCGAAAAACAGTTCTGGCTGCCTTGGAGGAGAAACCGGACGTCTACTTCAACCACCACCTGCGGGTGGAGCTGGAGCCTCACGAAGACCCTCTGGCCGGCATTGACTGCCTCAGCCTGACCCATAAGCGGGTGGCCGCCGAGGGGCTGGAAGATGTCACGACTCAGGTGGATGATTTCGACCTCAAAACCATTTTCTTCGATGTAATGGCTGAGGAAGGCGTAACCCCCGACCTCACCGATGAACTATGGAAGCAGCTGTAA
- a CDS encoding AAA family ATPase — translation MIKQLTYDVTFSNGKQLKRELTLDAGSWLITGKNEAGKSMNLEMIAYTLYGTEALRGKSGDYTKIKSRLELSIRGQDYVIERTKSNGKVLAANGDVLAEGTKGVNAKVTELMGYDLSVFRIAHWCAQGDIQALANMKPTERKAMVDNVSGLNQLDALELFLKETIKTYKDQLSAIEGVVHKPEAPEKPEGLSRADLENKMKQLQDQFAKVNRLKAVAEQTIHIPEQPTPFTSRPMPERPLPYQEQALPAEPEYQAEPEQPVFPGSEDEPEGFSRPALEQLKENQKWREQLLGRIERLKAELLDIGSIDPDKVDQLRTLLATAEQSKEKARLQAMGEVDCPNCNHHFPLEHQALAELADVPDNFTVQFTARDIARFEAQLEQKQKLENTIENAYNELEMYPDAASTIAEWEAYDQALQKWNLSLMHWEQACAQVKELNAQARDHWKNQCKRVVQANQAGAEHYAQQMVKWDQLCTQTQQENAAGEDRYQKALEHYQRELVRAQEAQEARRAAQEELQQLPDEAELHNAIEEVRAVERRWEVYDFAMEQYTTALKKYEQHQAEIERMRVQLKDHQAAQAGIKAVKARVKNYLLPSLNQAASYLVNEMTGGERAQVVIDESFEVEVDGQPLRTLSGSGQDITNLAIRLGLGQILTHKVLPLFMVDEHDAGMDWERATYTHNCLTKITPKIGQLLIVSHKELSAENIINI, via the coding sequence ATGATTAAGCAACTGACCTACGATGTAACCTTTTCCAACGGGAAACAGCTTAAACGAGAGCTGACGCTCGACGCCGGCTCCTGGCTGATCACCGGCAAGAACGAGGCCGGGAAATCGATGAACCTGGAGATGATCGCCTACACCCTGTATGGCACTGAAGCTCTGCGGGGAAAGAGCGGCGACTACACCAAGATAAAGAGCCGTCTTGAGCTGTCGATCCGTGGCCAGGATTATGTGATTGAGCGTACCAAATCCAACGGCAAGGTGCTGGCCGCCAACGGTGATGTACTGGCCGAAGGTACCAAGGGCGTGAACGCCAAGGTGACCGAGCTGATGGGTTATGACCTGTCGGTGTTCCGCATCGCCCACTGGTGCGCCCAAGGCGACATTCAGGCGCTGGCCAACATGAAGCCCACCGAACGCAAAGCCATGGTGGATAACGTGTCCGGTCTCAATCAGCTGGATGCCCTGGAGCTGTTTCTGAAAGAGACCATCAAGACCTACAAGGACCAGCTTTCAGCCATTGAAGGGGTGGTTCACAAACCTGAAGCCCCTGAGAAGCCTGAAGGCCTTTCCCGGGCCGACCTGGAGAACAAGATGAAGCAGCTTCAGGACCAGTTTGCGAAGGTGAACCGGTTGAAGGCGGTGGCCGAGCAGACGATTCACATTCCTGAACAACCCACTCCGTTCACCTCTCGCCCCATGCCGGAGCGTCCCCTGCCCTACCAGGAGCAGGCGTTGCCGGCAGAGCCCGAGTATCAGGCAGAGCCGGAGCAACCGGTGTTCCCCGGCAGCGAGGATGAACCCGAAGGCTTCAGCCGCCCGGCGCTGGAGCAGCTGAAAGAGAACCAGAAATGGCGTGAACAATTGCTGGGTCGTATCGAACGGTTGAAGGCGGAGCTGCTGGATATCGGGAGTATTGACCCCGATAAGGTCGATCAGTTGCGTACCCTGCTGGCCACCGCCGAGCAAAGCAAGGAGAAAGCCCGGCTTCAAGCCATGGGTGAGGTGGACTGCCCTAACTGCAATCACCACTTCCCTCTGGAGCATCAGGCGCTGGCTGAGCTGGCTGACGTCCCCGACAACTTCACCGTACAGTTCACCGCCCGCGATATTGCCCGTTTTGAAGCTCAACTGGAGCAAAAGCAGAAGCTGGAGAACACTATCGAGAATGCTTATAACGAACTCGAAATGTACCCAGACGCTGCCTCTACCATTGCCGAGTGGGAGGCTTACGACCAGGCCCTGCAGAAGTGGAATCTGTCACTGATGCACTGGGAGCAGGCTTGTGCCCAGGTGAAGGAACTCAATGCTCAGGCCCGCGACCACTGGAAGAACCAGTGCAAGCGCGTGGTTCAAGCCAATCAGGCCGGCGCTGAACACTACGCTCAGCAAATGGTGAAATGGGACCAGCTATGTACTCAGACGCAGCAGGAGAACGCAGCAGGAGAAGACCGGTACCAGAAGGCCCTTGAACACTATCAGAGAGAGCTGGTGAGGGCTCAGGAGGCCCAGGAAGCCCGCCGGGCGGCTCAAGAGGAGCTGCAGCAGCTCCCCGACGAGGCGGAACTTCATAACGCCATTGAGGAAGTCCGGGCCGTAGAGCGCCGCTGGGAGGTATACGATTTCGCCATGGAGCAGTACACAACAGCCTTGAAGAAATATGAGCAGCATCAAGCAGAAATCGAGCGGATGAGGGTACAACTGAAAGACCATCAGGCGGCTCAGGCGGGGATCAAGGCCGTGAAAGCCCGGGTCAAGAACTACCTTCTGCCAAGCCTCAACCAGGCCGCTTCCTATCTGGTTAATGAAATGACGGGAGGTGAGCGAGCCCAGGTGGTGATTGATGAATCATTTGAGGTAGAAGTAGATGGTCAACCTTTGCGCACGCTATCCGGGAGCGGCCAGGACATTACCAACCTGGCTATCCGGTTGGGGCTGGGTCAAATACTGACGCACAAGGTCCTCCCCTTGTTCATGGTAGATGAACATGATGCCGGCATGGATTGGGAGCGTGCGACGTATACTCACAATTGTTTAACAAAAATTACACCTAAAATCGGCCAGCTTCTGATTGTCAGTCATAAGGAGTTGAGTGCTGAAAATATAATCAACATTTAA
- a CDS encoding helix-turn-helix transcriptional regulator — protein MMPMTQPQGAGESRIQHLEKQLAFLSKEVVRLAELVDRPMANNVYLCEEVANRVGLKRQTLYRKFKRGQIPQGTIWRYTPEGRIMVNLPALEQWLSSAPQV, from the coding sequence ATGATGCCGATGACTCAACCTCAGGGCGCGGGTGAATCCCGCATCCAGCATCTGGAGAAACAACTTGCTTTCTTGTCTAAGGAAGTGGTACGCCTTGCCGAGTTGGTGGACCGTCCAATGGCCAACAACGTCTACCTGTGTGAGGAAGTCGCCAATCGTGTGGGTCTGAAGCGACAGACGCTGTATCGGAAGTTCAAGCGTGGTCAGATCCCCCAAGGGACCATCTGGCGATACACCCCTGAAGGCCGCATTATGGTTAACCTGCCGGCCCTGGAGCAGTGGCTCAGCTCTGCTCCTCAAGTATAA
- a CDS encoding site-specific integrase, which translates to MRTTMKITKKAEKLLAATPGLHLHNNKLRVVFRLPGETKPTKRSLKLEPTEPNILFAANKLGTIKQDITFGLYSNDPEAFWLKHFPEELQSKAEQTPTLKEVLYAKYNDLLYTWSGSSQRSYGYAVSTVSQYLGHLPVDQVRSSHVRELQKKLLSGEDRHKPLASRTVNMYLKQSQYLLDLYLEELGERTNQIYSNPFKKVPALKEGRSFSDDEDQDVYPFSPQELSRILEYLAKNPLKHRLVRWMVYTGMRPGEIVALAWEDIDLEANVVKVRYNYSRHSNGLKLPKTTHGRRTIELLPQAAEVLAEMFPVTGHLPGELMTVTEHYNKTKEVLRRNVFLYRSSKGVFRRLHENLTFPTVTWGRILNKVDVPYRRPYQLRHTYASWALMNGADPMWVARQMGHSDWGVIRTVYGKWIPQAMQSPAQLLGSKLGGFVPYTSPKPGTQEDGEKSL; encoded by the coding sequence ATGCGTACCACCATGAAAATTACAAAAAAAGCCGAAAAACTACTGGCGGCCACTCCCGGATTACATCTGCACAACAATAAGCTGCGGGTCGTATTTCGTCTGCCCGGAGAAACTAAACCCACCAAGCGGTCCCTGAAATTAGAGCCGACCGAACCCAACATTCTGTTCGCGGCCAACAAATTGGGGACCATAAAACAGGACATTACCTTTGGCCTGTACAGCAACGATCCTGAGGCCTTCTGGCTTAAACACTTCCCCGAAGAACTCCAATCCAAGGCCGAACAAACCCCTACCTTGAAAGAGGTATTGTATGCAAAATACAACGATCTTTTATACACCTGGAGTGGTAGTTCTCAGCGGTCCTACGGGTATGCTGTGTCTACCGTCAGCCAGTACCTGGGGCACCTGCCGGTAGATCAAGTAAGAAGCTCCCATGTGAGGGAATTACAGAAAAAGCTCCTTTCTGGGGAAGATCGACACAAACCCTTGGCTTCCCGTACTGTGAACATGTACCTGAAGCAGAGCCAATATCTGCTGGATCTATACCTGGAGGAGCTGGGGGAGCGTACCAATCAGATCTACTCCAACCCGTTCAAGAAGGTGCCGGCGCTTAAAGAGGGACGGTCCTTCTCCGATGATGAGGATCAGGATGTGTACCCTTTCTCTCCCCAGGAGCTGTCCCGGATCCTGGAATACCTGGCGAAGAACCCTCTCAAACACCGCTTGGTCCGGTGGATGGTGTACACCGGTATGCGCCCGGGAGAAATTGTGGCCCTGGCATGGGAAGATATCGACCTGGAAGCCAACGTCGTAAAGGTCCGGTACAACTACTCCCGCCACTCCAACGGGCTCAAGCTCCCCAAAACAACCCACGGCCGGCGCACCATCGAGTTACTGCCTCAGGCGGCCGAGGTCTTAGCCGAGATGTTTCCGGTGACCGGTCATCTGCCCGGTGAGTTGATGACGGTGACGGAACATTACAACAAGACAAAGGAGGTGCTGCGGCGCAATGTTTTCCTATACCGTTCTTCCAAAGGTGTTTTTCGTAGGTTACATGAGAATTTAACCTTTCCTACTGTTACCTGGGGACGTATTCTTAACAAAGTTGATGTGCCGTATCGCAGGCCGTACCAGTTGAGGCATACTTACGCCAGTTGGGCACTGATGAACGGCGCTGATCCCATGTGGGTTGCCCGGCAGATGGGACACAGTGACTGGGGTGTGATCCGAACGGTTTACGGTAAATGGATCCCTCAAGCCATGCAGTCCCCTGCTCAGTTACTGGGAAGCAAATTAGGTGGCTTTGTCCCCTATACGTCCCCAAAGCCGGGGACACAGGAAGACGGTGAAAAAAGTCTATGA